GTTGTTGGGGATCATGTGCGCGAAGGCGTGCTTCATGCCGTAGAACACGCTCGTGAGATTCCACTGCACGTCGTTCGCCCAGGCTTCGTCGCGGAGCTGCGCGATCGGCGAGGGCTCGGTGATGCCGCCTGCGTTGTTCACCATCACGTCGAGCCGTCCCCAGCGATCCGCCGCCGCATCGACGAGGCGCTTCACGTCCGCGGAGCTGCGCACGTCGCCGGGCACGAAGATCGCGCGGTCGCCCGCGCCGAGCTCTTCGAGCGCGCGCTTGCCCTTCTCGGCGTCGCGCCCGTTCAGCGCCACGCGCGCGCCTTCCGCGAGGAACGCCTCGACGATGCCGCGCCCGATGCTGCGGCTGCCGCCCGTCACCGCTGCGACTCTGCCTGAGAGCTTCACGGGTACTCCGATTCTGCTGCGAGG
The window above is part of the Deltaproteobacteria bacterium genome. Proteins encoded here:
- a CDS encoding SDR family oxidoreductase translates to MKLSGRVAAVTGGSRSIGRGIVEAFLAEGARVALNGRDAEKGKRALEELGAGDRAIFVPGDVRSSADVKRLVDAAADRWGRLDVMVNNAGGITEPSPIAQLRDEAWANDVQWNLTSVFYGMKHAFAHMIPNNSGCVINISSVEGKLGVPGMAGYAAAKHGIHGLTKSGAAEVGRLGITVNAICPGLVLTDAVTQGGPTTAAAMGLSYEDMIEKVFKAKTLTGELNSVEQIAAVAVLLASDAGRGITGAFFNVDGGQSPY